The genomic region GCGCCGATCGCGCGGCCGACAAACCACGAGACGACAATGCCCACGGCGAGCTGGGTGAAGCGCTCGCGCCAGGTCAGGCCCTTGCGCCAGGCGAGCGCCACGGTGGCGCCGATCGCGCCGGGGGCGATGCCCGACGCGAGTGCGCACACCGCGTCGAGCAAGGCCATGATCTTCTGTTCCATGGTCAACTCCAGAGCTGGACTGTCTCGCGCACCGGCAGTGCCTGGGCGGCGATCAGGGGGAGGGTGACCGGCGTGCCGATCGGGAGGGTAGGGCCGCGATCGGCGAGACCGGGATTGGCCGCGAGCACGGCATCGAGCGCCTCGGGGCCAAGGCTGCGCTCGCGCCAGAGCAGCTCGTCCAGCGTGTCGCCCTGGCGTGCGGTGAGCAGATCCGCCATCAGAGCAATTCTACGCTGGTGCGAGTGCGGCCGAGGATCCGACGTACGGCTTGCAGCGCATCACGGCGCAGCTCGCCAATCGAATCGCCCAGATCGTCCACCTTGCGCTGGCCGGCGCCCGTCGTGTCGACGTCGCGTTGCCGCTCGATCAGCAGCGCCTTGGCGCAGGCTCCCACGGCGAGCTGGTACAGCACGACGTTGCGGCTCAGGCCGTCGATGGTTGAGCTGGGCACTTCGGCGAAGCTGGCGGCGGCCTGATCGGCGCGCCAATCCTCGAGCTGGTCGTTCGTCCAGATGATCGCTTCGCGCACCGCGTCGCGCAGGCGCTCCGCTGGCATCTCGGTAGCGATGCGGCGCGCCTTGCGGAGGTCGCCAATATCGACGTCGGGAAACCAGCCGTCATTGGCGATCGGCGCGCCGTCGGGCGCAATAGGCGGCGGCGTGAGGATTGGGGAACAGGCAAAGGTGCTCATGCCAGCACCAGGCTGGCCAGCGCCCGAAGGCCCAGCATGAAGCCAAGGAGCCCCTCGACGGCGAGCAGTGCATTGCAGGCGCGTGCGACGGTCGTTTTCGCCATCGCGACTTCGATGGAAGCCCAGCCGAACAGGACGGCGGCTATCGCGACGCTGATCGAATGGTATGCGAGGGTCAGATACATCGCGGCGCGGTTCCTTCGGCGTCCCCGGCAAACGGGGGTGGGGACCGGGTCCGCGACGGCCCTCAGCCCGAAGGCCCTCCCGTCGCGCGCGATCCGCCCCCGAGCGCCGGGGGCGAGCTGGTTAGGCGCCCTTGGCGGGCGCCGGTTCGGCGGTGGGGGGAGCGGCTGCGTCGAGCAGCTTCTCCAGCTTCTTGATGTTGCCCTTCACGCCCGCCCGTTCGTCGAGCTGGTGCGCACGGCGCAGCGCATCGAGAGCCTTGCCGAAGGCCGGGCGCTGATCGTCGACGGACAGCAGCGCCTCAGCGGCGAGCGCGGTCTCTTGGCCGATCGCCTTGTAGAGCTTGGCGCGGATCTGATCGTGCATATCGGCGTCGGAGGTGAGGATCTCGATGTCGGCGAGGAAGCCGAGCTCGAAGCGGGTGCCTGCGGACTGCGCCTTGAGGGCGGCCGTGGCGATCTCTTCGGTCACCAGCGCGGCGGTGGTGCGCTGGTAGCGCGCCGGCATCGGCAGATCGTGGCGGAGCATATATTCGGCCAGCTCGATCGCGCCGCGATATTCGCCCACGTCGATCAGCCAGACCATGATGGTCGGGATCACTTCGTCCGCGACCGTTTTGCCGGCCTCGGCCGCCGCCGCCACCCGCGCCATCACCCATTCGCGATAGGCGGGCAGCATCTCGCGCTTGGCTTCGATCTTCTTCTCGATCGACTGGATGCCCTTGAGGCGGCGCATGTCGTGCACCAGGCGCAGCATGATCTGCGCGTCGGGGCCTTCGCCAAGCGACGGGTCCAGGGTGGTGGGATCTTCGATCGCCGCCCGCGCCGCGTGCTGCAGGGTGTGCAGGCGCGCGGGGCTGGCGGACACGATCGGGGAGGCGAGCAGGGTATCCTGCCCGCCCTCGCCCTCCGGCGCGGCAACGACGGTGCTGGTGTGATCGGGCTTGGCCGAGGCGGCGAAGCGGTCACGATGCTGGCGAGCTGGGCTCATGGTGCGTTCCGGTGCTGGTAGGGTGAGGGCGGGCAGACTTGACGCAGAGCCTCAGCTCTTCGGGCCAAGCTTGATGTTCTCGACCAGGGCGGCCTTGCCGTATTCCTCGACGACGAAGGCGTCGTTCACGCTCTCGTAGTTGGCGATCTGGTCGTAGGCCGATTCCTCGACGATGTTGCGGCGCGCCGAACTCGTCTGCTGGTAGTAGGACAGGTTGCTGAGGCTGGTGACCATCAGCGCATTGGCCGGGAAGTTCGGCACCTGCATGGTCGGCTTGCCGCCGAGCTGGCGGCTCGACAGGATCACGTCGCGCGCGAGCATCTCGGTGGCCGTGTTGCCGGCCTCGGTGACGATCTTGAAATACTTCTCGTGAACGAGGTCGCTGCCGACGATCACCACCAGGTCGGTCGCGCCGCGGAACTGCTCGTGCAGGAGATTATGGATGACGTCGAAGACGAGCGCGTCGAGGTTCTCGTAGTCGGCGGTGCCTTTGTCCGACACGTAGACCTTCGCCTGATCGAGGCCGCCGTGGGACAGGACGCGGTTCGGCGCGTAGGTCCGCATCTTGAAGAGCCAACCATAGTTGACGTCCTGCAGCAGCGGATAGGCGACGCGATCGGTCTGCGGCTTGGAATCCACACCGTTGAAGCCGATGGTGATGATGTCCTGCGCCTTCTGCACCAGCACGGCGTCGCGGCAGAGCTGCTGGAAATTCGGACGGTGCGCCCAGGCGTCGAGCAACGCATACGGCCATGCATAGTCGTAGTCGGTCTTCTTGCAGATGTACTGGTCGATCGGATCGCTGCCGAACGGGCTGGTCGGACGGCGGCGGTTGCCGGGGACCGACAGGTCGGTGCGGCTCGCGAGCGAACGGGTGACGCCCACGCCCACGCGGTCGCCCATCTGGTTTACCACCGAAATTACGTTGATCCGCGACAGGAAGTCGCTGGTGGTCTGCAGCTTCGCCAGGAGCTTCTGCTCGA from Sphingomonas sp. harbors:
- a CDS encoding tail protein X, yielding MADLLTARQGDTLDELLWRERSLGPEALDAVLAANPGLADRGPTLPIGTPVTLPLIAAQALPVRETVQLWS
- a CDS encoding head completion/stabilization protein, which codes for MSTFACSPILTPPPIAPDGAPIANDGWFPDVDIGDLRKARRIATEMPAERLRDAVREAIIWTNDQLEDWRADQAAASFAEVPSSTIDGLSRNVVLYQLAVGACAKALLIERQRDVDTTGAGQRKVDDLGDSIGELRRDALQAVRRILGRTRTSVELL
- the gpM gene encoding phage terminase small subunit, which translates into the protein MSPARQHRDRFAASAKPDHTSTVVAAPEGEGGQDTLLASPIVSASPARLHTLQHAARAAIEDPTTLDPSLGEGPDAQIMLRLVHDMRRLKGIQSIEKKIEAKREMLPAYREWVMARVAAAAEAGKTVADEVIPTIMVWLIDVGEYRGAIELAEYMLRHDLPMPARYQRTTAALVTEEIATAALKAQSAGTRFELGFLADIEILTSDADMHDQIRAKLYKAIGQETALAAEALLSVDDQRPAFGKALDALRRAHQLDERAGVKGNIKKLEKLLDAAAPPTAEPAPAKGA
- a CDS encoding phage major capsid protein, P2 family, which gives rise to MQNQTRVLFNSYLGQLAKLNSLDGHFFSPASTEIKRFNVAPAIEQKLLAKLQTTSDFLSRINVISVVNQMGDRVGVGVTRSLASRTDLSVPGNRRRPTSPFGSDPIDQYICKKTDYDYAWPYALLDAWAHRPNFQQLCRDAVLVQKAQDIITIGFNGVDSKPQTDRVAYPLLQDVNYGWLFKMRTYAPNRVLSHGGLDQAKVYVSDKGTADYENLDALVFDVIHNLLHEQFRGATDLVVIVGSDLVHEKYFKIVTEAGNTATEMLARDVILSSRQLGGKPTMQVPNFPANALMVTSLSNLSYYQQTSSARRNIVEESAYDQIANYESVNDAFVVEEYGKAALVENIKLGPKS